From a single Mycolicibacterium moriokaense genomic region:
- a CDS encoding enoyl-CoA hydratase/isomerase family protein, translated as MSYNDITYEVDGHKATITLNRPNALNALSPAMISELRTAYDEAENDDNVWILIVTGTGRAFCTGADVGEIPEDGRVIYERPYLTTYDQWEAPQEGTPPFRRMAKPVLTAVNGLCCGAGLDWITTGDIAIASEKATFFDPHVSIGLVAGREMVRLARVLPRNIALRMALMGKHERMSAQRAYELGMISEVVEHDKLLERAHEIADIVNSNAPLAVRGTRLAIHKTLDLPLHEAEILAETFRERVVRTEDADEGPKAFMEKRAPNWQCR; from the coding sequence ATGTCATACAACGACATCACCTACGAGGTCGACGGGCACAAGGCCACGATCACGCTGAACCGGCCCAACGCACTCAATGCGCTCAGCCCCGCGATGATCTCCGAACTTCGCACCGCGTACGACGAGGCGGAGAACGATGACAACGTCTGGATCCTGATCGTGACTGGAACCGGTCGCGCGTTCTGCACCGGCGCCGACGTCGGCGAGATTCCCGAGGACGGCAGGGTTATCTATGAACGGCCGTACCTGACCACCTACGATCAGTGGGAGGCGCCGCAGGAGGGCACACCGCCGTTTCGTCGCATGGCGAAGCCCGTGCTGACGGCGGTCAACGGGTTGTGCTGCGGCGCCGGACTCGACTGGATCACCACCGGCGATATCGCGATCGCGTCGGAGAAGGCCACGTTCTTCGACCCGCACGTGAGCATCGGCCTGGTGGCGGGCCGTGAGATGGTGCGGTTGGCCCGCGTGCTCCCCCGCAACATCGCGCTGCGGATGGCGCTGATGGGTAAGCACGAACGGATGAGCGCGCAACGGGCCTACGAGCTCGGCATGATCAGCGAGGTCGTCGAGCACGACAAGCTCCTCGAACGCGCCCACGAGATCGCCGACATCGTGAACTCCAATGCACCGCTGGCGGTTCGGGGTACTCGCCTGGCCATCCACAAGACGCTCGACCTGCCGCTGCACGAAGCCGAGATCCTGGCCGAGACCTTCCGCGAACGCGTGGTCCGCACCGAGGACGCCGACGAGGGCCCGAAGGCGTTCATGGAAAAGCGCGCCCCGAACTGGCAGTGCCGATGA
- a CDS encoding enoyl-CoA hydratase/isomerase family protein, producing the protein MTAPAFETILLDVDAADHVATITLNRPDSLNSFNRTMCEEMAKAWRTVKLDDSVHAVVVRAAGERAFSAGLDIKSPYGQPENVWNHEDPGEYLSPKWQKMWKPVVCAVQGMCTAGAFYFVNESDVVICSEDATFFDSHVSAGLVCALEPIGLMRRVGLGETLRIALMGNDERVSAETARQIGLVTEVVPAERLWARAHEIAASIAAKPPSATQGTVKAIWESLDKPYRAAMEQNLIYTRLGNPIGQAELAERSPSGRPTPRLR; encoded by the coding sequence ATGACCGCGCCGGCCTTCGAGACGATCCTGCTCGACGTGGACGCGGCCGACCACGTCGCCACCATCACGCTGAACCGGCCGGATTCCCTCAACTCCTTCAACAGGACGATGTGCGAGGAGATGGCCAAAGCGTGGCGGACGGTCAAACTCGACGACTCGGTCCACGCCGTGGTGGTGCGCGCCGCCGGCGAGCGGGCATTTTCCGCGGGTCTCGATATCAAATCGCCCTACGGTCAACCCGAGAACGTCTGGAACCACGAGGATCCCGGCGAATACCTCAGCCCCAAGTGGCAGAAGATGTGGAAACCCGTTGTGTGCGCCGTGCAGGGCATGTGCACCGCGGGCGCCTTCTATTTCGTCAACGAGTCCGACGTCGTCATCTGCAGCGAGGACGCGACGTTCTTCGACTCCCACGTCAGCGCCGGTCTGGTCTGCGCGCTGGAGCCGATCGGCCTGATGCGCCGGGTGGGCTTGGGCGAGACGCTACGAATCGCGTTGATGGGCAACGACGAACGTGTCAGCGCCGAGACCGCACGACAGATCGGCCTGGTGACCGAAGTCGTTCCCGCGGAACGCCTCTGGGCGCGTGCCCACGAGATCGCAGCATCGATCGCGGCCAAACCGCCGTCGGCGACACAGGGCACCGTCAAGGCGATCTGGGAGTCGCTGGACAAACCCTATCGGGCGGCGATGGAGCAGAACCTGATCTACACAAGGTTGGGAAACCCGATCGGACAGGCCGAACTCGCCGAGCGCTCCCCCAGCGGCAGGCCGACCCCGAGGCTGCGTTGA
- a CDS encoding class I adenylate-forming enzyme family protein, translated as MTGHALSRRVRTVLELRPDGPGVEYEGQWVTWGEIAALAGRIESLDVTGRQVGILLRNTPTHVATFLGVLMGGGTVVVINPSRGDDRIRADIESLRLPVVIGTGEDLATLVSPAPHTTTVAIGALADVPDVSAASEHDPDAGRPGVAVRMLTSGTTGPPKRIDLTYDMLARSVIGTDFDGAPSPTEPRRGVAIVNAPLVHIGGVFRVLQCVCEARSFALLDRFELDRWADAVRRHRPQAVSLVPAALRTVLHSDLTRDDLHSIRAVTSGTAPLSADDADAFTEKFGIPVLTSYAATEFGGGVAGWTLRDYQQYWQSKRGSVGRATLGAQLRVVDDNGTPVGVNQPGLLEVKPGQLGPGGEWLRTTDMARIDEDGFLWILGRADQAIIRGGFKVMPDDVRTALESHPAVRGAAVVGRPDPRLGETPVAMVELRAPVEADTLLDHLRTRLAGYEIPTDIAVVDAIPRTPSGKADLTAVRAHFTSVEHA; from the coding sequence ATGACCGGACATGCCCTCAGCCGCCGTGTCCGTACCGTCCTCGAGCTACGCCCCGACGGGCCCGGTGTGGAATACGAGGGTCAGTGGGTGACGTGGGGTGAGATCGCCGCACTGGCGGGGCGCATCGAGTCGCTCGACGTGACAGGGCGCCAGGTGGGGATCCTGTTGCGTAACACGCCGACTCACGTCGCGACCTTCCTCGGCGTGCTGATGGGTGGCGGCACGGTCGTCGTCATCAACCCGTCCCGCGGCGACGATCGCATCAGGGCCGACATCGAGTCGCTGCGCCTGCCGGTGGTCATCGGCACCGGCGAGGATCTGGCGACGCTGGTGTCGCCTGCGCCGCACACGACCACCGTGGCGATCGGCGCCCTGGCCGACGTGCCCGACGTCAGCGCGGCGTCGGAGCACGACCCGGACGCCGGGCGCCCCGGAGTGGCGGTGCGCATGCTGACCAGCGGCACGACCGGCCCGCCCAAGAGAATTGACCTCACCTACGACATGCTGGCACGCAGCGTGATCGGCACCGACTTCGACGGGGCCCCGTCCCCTACCGAACCGCGGCGCGGGGTCGCGATCGTCAACGCTCCCCTGGTGCACATCGGCGGCGTGTTCCGTGTCCTTCAATGTGTCTGTGAAGCGCGATCATTCGCGCTACTGGATCGATTTGAGCTTGATCGGTGGGCCGATGCCGTGCGCAGGCACCGTCCCCAGGCGGTGTCGTTGGTGCCCGCGGCGCTGCGGACAGTGCTGCACTCCGACCTGACCCGCGACGATCTGCACAGCATCCGCGCGGTGACCTCGGGGACGGCACCCCTGTCCGCTGACGATGCCGACGCGTTCACCGAGAAGTTCGGCATACCGGTCCTCACGTCATATGCCGCAACGGAGTTCGGTGGCGGCGTCGCCGGCTGGACGCTGCGTGATTATCAGCAGTACTGGCAGAGCAAGCGGGGAAGCGTTGGCAGGGCCACGCTGGGCGCACAGCTGCGCGTCGTCGACGACAACGGCACGCCTGTCGGCGTGAATCAGCCGGGACTGCTCGAGGTCAAGCCCGGCCAGCTCGGGCCCGGCGGGGAGTGGTTGCGCACCACCGACATGGCGCGCATCGATGAGGACGGATTCCTCTGGATCCTCGGCCGCGCCGATCAGGCGATCATCCGGGGCGGCTTCAAGGTGATGCCCGACGATGTGCGCACGGCGCTGGAGAGCCACCCGGCGGTGCGGGGCGCCGCAGTCGTGGGCCGGCCCGACCCGCGGCTCGGCGAGACACCCGTGGCCATGGTCGAACTACGGGCGCCGGTCGAGGCGGACACGCTGCTCGACCACCTCCGAACGCGCTTGGCCGGATACGAGATTCCCACCGACATCGCGGTCGTGGACGCCATTCCGCGGACACCGTCCGGAAAGGCCGATCTGACCGCCGTCCGCGCTCATTTCACCTCCGTCGAACATGCCTGA